The Dioscorea cayenensis subsp. rotundata cultivar TDr96_F1 unplaced genomic scaffold, TDr96_F1_v2_PseudoChromosome.rev07_lg8_w22 25.fasta BLBR01000237.1, whole genome shotgun sequence DNA window CCAACACCAATGTGCATGAATGAGAGATTCCAATGTGATGATGAATGATGGTTCTACAGACACTAATGGTCAAAAAATACAGAATTCTTATTGGTGGATTAATTTACTTAACACACACTCGGCCATATATCTCATTCATTGTGGGAGTTTTATCTAGGTACATGAATAAGCCAACTAAAATCCAATCTGGTGTAGCCAAGAGAGTTCTCAGATATCTCACTAGAACAATGGGATTTGGCTCAATTATACATCTACAAATGAGTACAGGTTTGTGGATTTCTCTAACAGCGATTGGGGGAGCATGATGGATGATAGGAAGAGCACCATAGGTGTTGTTTGTAGTTAGGAAATAAGCGCAATCACATGGATGTCAAAGAGGGAGGAAGTAATTGCTCTCTCTACAACTGAGGCCGAATATATATCAATGTTTTCAGCAGCTTGTCAATGCCTATGGCTTAGAAAAATCATGGAAGACTGTGATTTGGATACAAGAAAACCAACTATCATTTGGTGTGATAACAAGTCAGTGATTGCCATTATGAAGAATCCTCAACACCATGGACGGACAAAGCACATAGACATCAAGTTTCACTTCATTCGAAGTATGATCAGTGAGGGGACAATAGTTGTGAAGCACTTACAGAGGAGCAACAAGCTAACATACTTACCAAGGCATTGACAATAAAGAAACATGTTTTGATGAGAAGGCTGTTACGTGTTTGTGACCTTTAGTCAAGGGGGGATTTGTTAGAGTTAACTGAAGCTATTGAATGAAGCATGGGCTGAAGATGTGGTGTAATGTAAGGGATGCTCAGCATCTTGGGACCATGTTTAAGATTTACAATGGTAGTGCACGTATGAGAATTCTCTCATGCACTTAAGTATCCAGGGAATAACAGATGGATTAAGGATGTAAGGCTGTACAAGTGATGTTGTGATTGTTGTGATTGTTGTGCTTGTATTATGTAGTAGTTgcattatgttttccttttctttatcatttttggATTATATTTATGTTATGGTCTTTTGgctaatgtttaaaaaaaaaaagttatgctGCTCTGAACTCTAAGTTTATACAGACTGTGAAAATTCATTCATTTTGACTACTACTTCTTCTCTTCGAACACTATTGTCTAAGTGTTTTAGGTAAAATTTTATATTCCTATTATTTTCATAGTGAAGATTATTTACATAGAAAAATTTTCTTATGATTTTTCTCATTTAGATTTTTCACATTAAATTTTGGTGTCATGTGCTTGTGTTGGGCCTTAATAATTTCATTGTAAAGTAACAATTTATATGTCTTCCTCTTCTCAacacaattttcttttttaaaaaatagataaataattaaatttaatttaggttaaataataaaaattatgctacaataattaaaattatctcaTCCGCTACTTGACCTACAATGAAACCCTAATGCAACATCTCAAAGGTGGTTTGAATTCATTAGTATAATTACTATAATGACCACCGCTATATAAAGTGTTTGAAAAATCTAGACATGGCCACAGTTCAAGGACCAATAGTTCTGGTTCCTGAACTAGAACCGAACTGGCTAGGTAAGGTTAGGTTTGGGTTCGGTTCCGATTTCAGTGGTTCGATTCCATGGTTCCGGTTTGATGTTCATACAGttcaaattgaattttaatttcttgttaaagtaaataatccaatattttaaattagaataaacacaaaaaaatacaaaaaataatttaatacaatattttataaaaaaaaagtattaattaaaaacaatattttgtaataaaagtacaataggagaagaaataaaaaaataaagtgctTGAACTTAATTATTTGAAGTTGCATAATGCATATGTAATTTGGTTTAACTGGTCAAACCTAATCAATTGCTAATGGCTCATATCACAACCAATTGAACCTAGAACCCTAGCCATATGGCCTATATCTATATGGCCCTATATCACAAATAAGTCTGTCCAAGTCTAACCAAAATTACTGAATAAGTGAATAACCAACATGTAATATTGTAACTTGGTTGAACCATTGATTGAACCGCCTATTCAACTGCCGGTTCAACGGTTTTCAAATTCTGAAACTGTAACCAAATTTTATATGAATGTTCAGGTTCCAGTTTTAGGACAATTACGGTTCTGCCGGTTCCAGCCCGGTTCCacggttttcattcaaaatgacCACGTCTAGAAAAATCTAAGATCCAAATCTTACATGAgctttatccatatttttttttctaaaaatttaattttgactttttacaataatttgCACTAGACATAGGTGATTAAGGCTTGTGCCTAAGACCCCATGATTTCTTGGGGATcacaatttatgattttttcccAATAACAATAAGCCAAAACACGGCTAgtttttataggtttttttattatacttaaagttttttatttatgattattttatttataaaattatattagtaaatattttgacagtttttttaatttaaaactcaTCTTATTTgatagatttataaataatattaaataccaTAAATTATATCATATCATCCCGTTGTTGCCCATAAATTTTTGAGGCTatattgtttaattgatttatataataatatcaaattacTATCTTATCCGATCACCACGTTTGTGACCATAATTTCTATtatctaaatttattatttaataaaaataattttatttatgaccccattttattattatttaataaaaataataattttatccgATCACcctattttttaaatgagtaatgctatatagcacTATATAGTCACACGAATTGGGCACACTACTCACATGGCCCACTTCATCTCTCTCCTACTCAGCATTTCATTTTAATGTTAATGTTATAGAAGAAAGAGTAACTACTTATTGGCCCACTTCATCTCTCTTCTACTCAGCCCtaattcctcttcttctctgttTCATCACCACGCTCCTCCACCATCGAACCCGTTGCCGATCACCCGCCCGTCACCACGGTCCTCATCTTCGCACCATCGTCGGACCCGTCGCCGGTCACCCACCCGATCACCACGATCCTCATCTTCACCATATCATCGAAACTCGTCACCAGTCACCTACCCGTCACCCGCTCGTCACCCACAAGCCTGCAGACCTTCTTTTTCTTCGAAGAAGGAAAcgatcttcatcttcttctttgatgATTCTAGGGTTTGTAGTTGTCATCTTGGTTTTCGATTTGGATCTTGATTCTTGGATTACTCTCATGCTGGTTCTCTTGAATCTCTTAAGGTGTTGTAGGGTTTAAGATATTACTTCTTCGATTTGGATCTTGAttcttggattcctttcatgcatttgttgttgtttttggatGATTAATATGTGTCATATTCTACTTGGTGATACAATTAACTAGAGTCACAGAATCTTGCAAATTGTGAACAAATTAGTGACATGTTTTTATGAAATGGTTTATTTCTGAGAATATGGAAATCAAATCTTGAACCTAAGCAACATGATCAAAGCTGGATTAGAGTTTCAAGTAATAGAAACCTAAGGAACTTGACCTAGGCTGGATTGAAGTTTCAAAGTGATAGTGTCATCCATGCCTATGCAAAAGCAACTTGTAAATCAGATCTGTGTCCTTTAGGGTGCTTGAAACCCAATGGAATGTTGATGGAGATCAacaataatttagttttttttgtttttgcattaatGATCTTGAAATGTTGTGTGCACATCAAGTCCTTTCATTCTTGGTATCTATTTGTTGGTGGTTTTGTTAGGTGGGTGGTGGTGATCTTCCTGATGACACTGTGTTGACTTGTTCTCACGGCTTAGAAAGGTGGGCTTATTACATTCTTTGTCTGGCTTCCTATCCGTCATTAGGTCCTCACATTATGTGTAAGAATGTGATTTCATTTTCCATGTTTCTACTTTCTGGAGTTGATGAGACTCCTCTAACTTGTGCCACTTTCTGTCTTTATTTGTTGCCATGTTTCTAAGTTGTGATGCATTTGCATCAACATTAAAGGGCTCTCCAAACAGTGTTACAGTTGCGAGAACCCGAATTGAAGGAGGTGCAAAGGCTGTTTGGACTAGTGGAAGCCTGGTGCTTCAAAGTATACGAGCCATCTATGCTCGCTAAAGCATCTTCTTCTGGTTCGAAGTTGGGGAAATGATTGTTGCCTAATGATAGCCCTTGTGTATGTAATGTTGTACTTTGAGTTCCTCATCATCTGATTTGTATGTCATTTAAGCATTAGTGCTTTTCCAATTGAATCAACTTCGACAAACGAATATATTTGCTTGTTTGAAGCTGTCTCATTTGACTTTCAGTGCTTTATTGTGCATTCATAGTGAAAATTGATTTAacttattatattttctaataccATGATCTCATGTATATGCTCTGTCAACTGATGTTATTTGATAAAACAAGGCAGGGAAATTGGATGATAAAGACTCATCACAAGTAATTTCAAAGGGATATTTTGTAATACGAAATTTCTTTGATGCGGCGGAGTTGATATGCTATTATAAATAAGTTGctccaagaagaattaaataaaaggtGTTGTAAATATCGAAAAGCATAAGCAAACTGAGATAATTTTACCATAGTATATACCCCTCCATCAACAAGAACCACAGGGGTGACATTCATAATGTCTCAAAGGATTCAACCCCTCAATCCTCAACAAGAAAAATCTCAATTTTCCAATCCTGTACTAATAGAAAACACAATTAGATTAGCAGTACATATAAAATCCCAATCTTGAATACATTTCCAAGGTCAAAAACCTTAATCATCCACCAAGAactaagaaaaaacaaacaaaacatagaaaccCCAATAGACCTAAAAatgagacaaaataaaaatccaatttcAAGAACATCAAGAATTCACCAATAATTCCTGCCCTATATTAATCCATTTCCCCGTTAAATAAGGCTTTCATTACATTGCTAGCTGACCATGTTCATTCACATTTTCACAGAATTGAAGGAAAGATCACTGCAAACTCAACATGACTGAATGCATATTACcaccatcaaaacataaatatgcATTATAACAACAACCTTTAAGTTAACAAAACCACACATCACCCACATAAAAATCATCTATTAAGCTTcacaaaaacatacaaaaactaCATAAAAGTCATCCATTAAGTTTGACAAAACCATACAACACCTACGTAGAACTCATCCATTAAACATAGAACACATTGTTGAGCTCTGGTCACCTTAGGTCTGTATTCCCCTgttgataaatttaaaagaattagaCAGTCAACTTGATTAAGAAAATTTATGTCatagttaaataaatcaatagaaaGGAATAATTGGAATACCATAAAGAAGACATTGGATTCTTGTGTGAATGACTGAATGCCCGAATTTAGCGAAATGAAGCTATTGAAAGTTGAAAGAGAGTTTGAATTTACCTAAAAGGGAAAAGTATACTccaatatgtttaaaaaaaaactatagaaCACAATTtccaaatataaatttcaaatatctaGTCATTACCATGCTTTCCTGTGTGCAAATTTCGGCTTGTTTGTCATGTTGAGTTTGAGTATTTTCCTTTGATTGAGCTTTTTGAAAGAATTAATAGTAATGTTaaggaaaacaataattgtgatattaagaaaaatttttataggatataactacctttttttcttatttctaatgATCATTTCTTCTACTTTAGACTTCTTTCTCTTTGATGGCGGTCAGCCTTTGCTCCGTACTTTTAGAGGACTTCAAAATTTTACACTTGAACTTGTGCTTCGGCGTTGCTCATTATCTTCTTCTAAAGACATTGCATATAGAACTTCATTAGAATGACTCTCATAATAATGTGCATTGTCCATCAACTTTTCTATTGCTTCATCCAAGTATTTCATCAGAAAATTATATCTCTCCACAAAGGTGGCCCCAATTTCAACAgctttagaaaaatgagaactCATCTATTGTATCGCACATTTTCCTCACTAGTTCGCGGGTTATCATAGCAATTCACTAGTTCACGGGATTTCTTTCACAttcttctcaatcaaaaccttgcAAATGTGTCTGCAAAGAATtcctctaaactcaaataaattacATGAGCATTTAATATCAAGTTTTGTTTCATTGTGATACACATTGAATAGCACTTGCCTTCTGACTTTGCCTTCTTTTCCCCTGAAAATATCTGTCACTTGGAATGTACATATTTGCCCTATCTGATCTGATAAGTGTAAGATTACAATACAACATTCCCCGTAACTCATCTTGAAACAACTTAAAGATTTCATTTGTATAGacttcttgtagttgcttctcaaaataacAATCAGTTAGCATTGGAAAACTTGACTTCAAAGATGCAAAATCagcctttgtttatttttcaatgttaCTTTTCAAcgcattatcatattgctccacAAATTGTTTCAATGACATTGTTGGACTAACATATCCCATCAAAAAAAGCATTgatgctttcacttctttgagttATGGACATCCCCGCCCAAAAATGCCTCTCACATATACAGGAGCCCATCTATGCcgaattttatataaataattcatccattcatttttttcaacatta harbors:
- the LOC120253894 gene encoding uncharacterized protein LOC120253894, with translation MATVQGPIVLVPELEPNWLGSSFRTITVLPVPARRKSNYLLAHFISLLLSPNSSSSLFHHHAPPPSNPLPITRPSPRSSSSHHRRTRRRSPTRSPRSSSSPYHRNSSPVTYPSPARHPQACRPSFSSKKETIFIFFFDDSRVGGGDLPDDTVLTCSHGLERWAYYILCLASYPSLGPHIMFVMHLHQH